One genomic window of Nocardioides daphniae includes the following:
- a CDS encoding Dyp-type peroxidase, with protein MAPTLGRRGFLGYLGTAAAGTAAGAGAGVVGARALDADEPTAVGVRRTGEAVSPWGAHQPGIAAHPGAVTELVALDLRPALHRAGDVEALARLMRVWTTDVEALTAGRGTPGDTAPWLATANADLTVTVGLGPRLFDEPWGLTPPRGFGRVPAMKHDRLDDAWSGGDLVAVVSGRDGTTVGHAVRRLVADAAPFAALRWRQTGSWQPHDAQGRPHTGRNLFGQVDGSANPRPGTDLFDQTVWVKDGLWAAARRWWCAASGWTCRPGTSSPAASRSARSAATWPPAHR; from the coding sequence ATGGCTCCCACCCTCGGCCGCCGCGGCTTCCTGGGCTACCTCGGGACGGCCGCGGCGGGCACCGCCGCCGGCGCGGGGGCCGGCGTCGTCGGCGCCCGCGCCCTCGACGCCGACGAGCCCACAGCGGTGGGCGTGCGTCGTACGGGAGAGGCCGTCAGCCCGTGGGGCGCGCACCAGCCCGGCATCGCCGCGCACCCCGGCGCCGTCACCGAGCTGGTCGCCCTCGACCTGCGCCCGGCGCTGCACCGTGCCGGCGACGTCGAGGCGCTGGCCCGCCTGATGCGGGTGTGGACCACCGACGTCGAGGCGCTCACGGCCGGGCGCGGCACCCCCGGCGACACCGCCCCGTGGCTGGCCACCGCCAACGCCGACCTCACCGTCACCGTGGGGCTCGGCCCGCGGCTCTTCGACGAGCCGTGGGGTCTCACGCCGCCGCGCGGCTTCGGCCGCGTCCCGGCGATGAAGCACGACCGGCTCGACGACGCCTGGAGCGGCGGTGACCTGGTCGCCGTGGTCTCCGGGCGTGACGGCACGACGGTGGGCCACGCCGTACGACGCCTGGTCGCCGACGCCGCGCCCTTCGCGGCGCTGCGCTGGCGCCAGACCGGCTCGTGGCAGCCGCACGACGCCCAGGGCCGCCCGCACACCGGTCGCAACCTGTTCGGGCAGGTCGACGGGTCGGCGAACCCGAGGCCGGGCACCGACCTCTTCGACCAGACCGTCTGGGTCAAGGACGGCCTGTGGGCGGCGGCACGACGCTGGTGGTGCGCCGCATCCGGATGGACCTGCCGACCTGGGACGAGCTCACCCGCAGCGAGCAGGAGCGCTCGGTCGGCCGCGACCTGGCCACCGGCGCACCGCTGA
- a CDS encoding glycosyltransferase family 2 protein translates to MTAPTGPGRESVAVVIVTYNRADLLVRMLDGLAAQTHRPDVVVVVDNASTDHTAQVLAARTDLPLQVITSPDNLGGAGGFHLGTKTAYEAGYDRIWLVDDDTVPAPDCLAVLMAADEDCLMVVREDLTGALVEKSALRFDLANPLAIRPKTASVDSTYASRAEMPERVAVENVAFEGFMARRCVIDEVGLPDPSFFIFYDDVDFAVRARRSGRTIWALRDAVLVRQLDFNQQHDLSGWKGYFMYRNLFVVHLRYGENLLVRLKPLLITLAVVLLSPVRGGRAEAGNVTRAMRDAWGMRAVPGTASPRR, encoded by the coding sequence ATGACCGCCCCCACCGGGCCCGGGCGCGAGAGCGTCGCCGTGGTGATCGTGACCTACAACCGCGCCGACCTGCTGGTGCGGATGCTCGACGGCCTCGCCGCGCAGACGCACCGCCCCGACGTGGTCGTGGTCGTCGACAACGCCAGCACCGACCACACCGCCCAGGTCCTGGCCGCGCGCACCGACCTGCCGCTGCAGGTCATCACCTCGCCCGACAACCTCGGGGGAGCGGGCGGCTTCCACCTCGGCACGAAGACCGCGTACGAGGCCGGCTACGACCGGATCTGGCTGGTCGACGACGACACCGTGCCCGCCCCCGACTGCCTGGCGGTGCTGATGGCGGCCGACGAGGACTGCCTCATGGTCGTGCGCGAGGACCTCACCGGCGCCCTGGTCGAGAAGTCGGCGCTGCGCTTCGACCTCGCCAACCCGCTCGCCATCCGGCCGAAGACGGCGAGCGTCGACTCGACGTACGCCTCGCGGGCCGAGATGCCCGAGCGCGTCGCCGTGGAGAACGTCGCCTTCGAGGGGTTCATGGCCCGGCGCTGCGTCATCGACGAGGTCGGTCTGCCGGACCCGTCGTTCTTCATCTTCTACGACGACGTCGACTTCGCGGTGCGCGCCCGACGCTCCGGCCGGACCATCTGGGCGCTGCGCGACGCGGTGCTGGTGCGCCAGCTCGACTTCAACCAGCAGCACGACCTGTCGGGGTGGAAGGGCTACTTCATGTACCGCAACCTCTTCGTCGTCCACCTGCGTTACGGCGAGAACCTCCTGGTCCGTCTCAAGCCCCTGCTGATCACCCTGGCGGTGGTCCTGCTCAGCCCCGTACGCGGTGGCCGCGCCGAGGCGGGCAACGTGACTCGGGCCATGAGGGACGCGTGGGGGATGCGTGCGGTGCCGGGAACCGCCTCGCCACGCCGCTAG
- a CDS encoding copper chaperone PCu(A)C, translated as MSHTRSPLNRARLGAAALVVALAGSVAACGTDTGEKGASSKAAAPAAASADALVVEDPWVRGTDGAKDATMSAAFMVLDNEGDEEFTLTGATTDAAARVELHEMAMVDGKSVMREIDGGIVLAPGKGQLLQPGGLHIMLMDLTGGLAAGDEVTLTLELADGSTKEVTAPVKAFTEEEEHYHAPGTADHEH; from the coding sequence ATGTCGCACACCCGTTCACCCCTGAACCGCGCCCGTCTGGGCGCCGCCGCCCTGGTCGTCGCCCTGGCCGGCTCCGTCGCCGCCTGCGGGACCGACACCGGCGAGAAGGGCGCGTCGTCGAAGGCGGCGGCACCCGCCGCCGCCTCGGCCGACGCCCTGGTCGTCGAGGACCCCTGGGTCCGCGGCACCGACGGCGCGAAGGACGCCACCATGTCGGCCGCCTTCATGGTGCTCGACAACGAGGGCGACGAGGAGTTCACCCTCACCGGCGCCACCACCGACGCCGCCGCCCGCGTCGAGCTCCACGAGATGGCGATGGTCGACGGCAAGTCGGTCATGCGCGAGATCGACGGGGGCATCGTGCTGGCCCCCGGCAAGGGCCAGCTGCTCCAGCCCGGCGGCCTGCACATCATGCTGATGGACCTCACGGGTGGCCTGGCCGCCGGCGACGAGGTGACCCTGACCCTCGAGCTCGCCGACGGCTCCACCAAGGAGGTCACCGCCCCGGTCAAGGCCTTCACCGAGGAGGAGGAGCACTACCACGCTCCCGGCACCGCGGACCACGAGCACTGA
- a CDS encoding Dyp-type peroxidase, with amino-acid sequence MDLPTWDELTRSEQERSVGRDLATGAPLTGGGELDDVQLGAREEGRFVIAEKSHVRRSHPSTNGGRRIFRKGANYEAYVDGRAEAGLLFQSYQADLGDQFVPIQRTLDEADELNEWTTAVGSAEFAVPPGWREGEWMGQSVLA; translated from the coding sequence ATGGACCTGCCGACCTGGGACGAGCTCACCCGCAGCGAGCAGGAGCGCTCGGTCGGCCGCGACCTGGCCACCGGCGCACCGCTGACCGGTGGCGGTGAGCTCGACGACGTACAGCTCGGGGCGCGCGAGGAGGGTCGCTTCGTGATCGCGGAGAAGTCGCACGTGCGGCGCTCGCACCCCTCCACCAACGGTGGGCGGCGGATCTTCCGCAAGGGGGCCAACTACGAGGCGTACGTCGACGGGCGCGCGGAGGCCGGGCTGCTCTTCCAGAGCTACCAGGCCGACCTCGGCGACCAGTTCGTGCCGATCCAGCGCACCCTCGACGAGGCCGACGAGCTCAACGAGTGGACCACCGCGGTCGGCTCGGCGGAGTTCGCCGTGCCGCCCGGATGGCGTGAGGGCGAGTGGATGGGGCAGTCCGTCCTGGCCTGA
- a CDS encoding LCP family protein, which yields MATRKPGGGGPEEGSPEYRWLYGEDQASTPGTQRPPQPDQTRVIRTQPRGGTATTEPRYAPPSGPGAPPGTPPGEGGRGPRRPRGGRPKRRVFKVVRLLLLLWLVFLVAVPFLAWREVDTVDAFKGERMVWQPGTTYLLVGSDSREGLTKEQRRRLGTGNAAGRRTDTIMLLHTGSGPHVLTSIPRDSLVEIPGKGTNKINAAYAWGGAPLLVQTVEKATGVRVDHYVEIGFGGFVDVVDAVGGVEICPKAPMKDKDANLDIKAGCQEADGTTALGYARSRKTYKALGDVDRAKAQREVVSAVGAKALSPWTVINPKRYYDLSMAGANSFTVSEGTGPFAMARFAWAMTRLDGDAGMTCGVPIRDLAVHWDEQRSKEFFGYLRANNTDELPKKLCTPSGLPK from the coding sequence ATGGCGACACGCAAGCCCGGCGGCGGAGGCCCCGAGGAGGGCTCCCCCGAGTACCGGTGGCTCTACGGCGAGGACCAGGCGTCCACGCCCGGCACCCAGCGACCCCCGCAGCCGGACCAGACCCGGGTCATCCGCACCCAGCCGCGCGGTGGCACCGCGACCACCGAGCCGCGGTACGCGCCGCCGTCCGGCCCGGGCGCCCCTCCCGGCACGCCTCCGGGTGAGGGCGGTCGCGGCCCGCGGCGCCCCCGCGGCGGCAGGCCGAAGCGCCGCGTGTTCAAGGTCGTACGCCTGCTCCTGCTGCTGTGGCTGGTCTTCCTGGTCGCCGTGCCCTTCCTGGCGTGGCGCGAGGTCGACACCGTCGACGCCTTCAAGGGCGAGCGCATGGTGTGGCAGCCCGGCACCACCTACCTGCTCGTGGGCAGCGACTCCCGCGAGGGGCTGACCAAGGAGCAGCGTCGCCGGCTCGGCACGGGCAACGCCGCCGGCCGACGCACCGACACGATCATGCTGCTGCACACCGGCTCCGGCCCCCACGTGCTGACCTCGATCCCCCGCGACTCGCTCGTCGAGATCCCCGGCAAGGGCACCAACAAGATCAACGCCGCGTACGCCTGGGGCGGCGCCCCACTGCTCGTGCAGACCGTCGAGAAGGCGACCGGCGTGCGGGTCGACCACTACGTCGAGATCGGCTTCGGCGGCTTCGTCGACGTGGTCGACGCGGTGGGCGGCGTGGAGATCTGCCCGAAGGCGCCGATGAAGGACAAGGACGCCAACCTCGACATCAAGGCGGGCTGCCAGGAGGCCGACGGCACCACGGCGCTCGGCTACGCCCGCTCCCGCAAGACCTACAAGGCGCTCGGCGACGTCGACCGGGCGAAGGCTCAGCGCGAGGTCGTCTCGGCGGTCGGCGCGAAGGCGCTCTCGCCGTGGACGGTCATCAACCCGAAGCGCTACTACGACCTGTCGATGGCCGGCGCCAACTCGTTCACCGTGAGCGAGGGCACCGGCCCCTTCGCGATGGCGCGCTTCGCGTGGGCGATGACCCGGCTCGACGGTGACGCCGGCATGACCTGCGGCGTCCCGATCCGTGACCTGGCGGTCCACTGGGACGAGCAGCGGTCGAAGGAGTTCTTCGGCTACCTGCGGGCCAACAACACCGACGAGCTGCCCAAGAAGCTCTGCACGCCCTCGGGCCTGCCCAAGTGA
- a CDS encoding pyridoxamine 5'-phosphate oxidase family protein has translation MTDHDEAKAELRKRVEGQRFVMFTTATAEGTLTSRPMTVQEVDGWTLRFITQDSNTVTPESEGKQVNLAFMDGGNYVSLSGTGSVSRDVQQKRELWDRLNEAYAGEPEDPDNVILDVHVDEGEYWDGGNPVARVVGLAKAAITGDPPSGKHAAVDI, from the coding sequence ATGACCGACCACGACGAGGCCAAGGCCGAGCTCCGCAAGCGCGTCGAGGGGCAGCGCTTCGTGATGTTCACGACCGCGACGGCCGAGGGCACGCTGACCAGCCGGCCGATGACCGTGCAGGAGGTGGACGGCTGGACCCTGAGGTTCATCACCCAGGACAGCAACACCGTCACCCCCGAGAGCGAGGGCAAGCAGGTCAACCTGGCCTTCATGGACGGCGGCAACTACGTCTCCCTGTCGGGCACCGGCTCCGTCTCGCGCGACGTCCAGCAGAAGCGCGAGCTCTGGGACCGCCTCAACGAGGCCTACGCCGGTGAGCCCGAGGACCCGGACAACGTCATCCTCGACGTGCACGTCGACGAGGGCGAGTACTGGGACGGCGGCAACCCCGTCGCCCGCGTCGTCGGGCTGGCCAAGGCCGCGATCACCGGCGACCCGCCGTCGGGGAAGCACGCCGCGGTGGACATCTGA
- a CDS encoding glycosyltransferase encodes MTDPLPDAAGQRRIVAAVVTFNRIGLLRRLVARLREVPGVAEVVVVDNASSDGTGEWLRSLEGTPGTPVVTRLLDENRGGAGGFREGLDVAVERGADLVWLMDDDGLPDPDCLELLLAHDGELDFWGPAVVDEERSDRLVFPIRLPGTSTVVHDMAAVRAAATDGLIRDVVIPFNGVLVTVSWCSGSARCVPSSSSGATTTSTGCGPNGPAPGSPPSSTPSCATPRSARWARRCWAGG; translated from the coding sequence GTGACCGACCCCCTCCCTGACGCTGCCGGCCAGCGCCGCATCGTCGCGGCGGTCGTCACCTTCAACCGGATCGGCCTGCTGCGCAGGCTCGTCGCGCGGCTGCGCGAGGTCCCCGGCGTCGCCGAGGTCGTGGTCGTCGACAACGCCTCCTCCGACGGCACCGGCGAGTGGTTGCGCAGCCTGGAGGGCACTCCCGGCACGCCGGTCGTGACCCGCCTGCTGGACGAGAACCGTGGGGGAGCGGGTGGCTTCCGCGAGGGCCTCGACGTGGCCGTCGAGCGCGGCGCCGACCTGGTCTGGCTGATGGACGACGACGGGCTCCCCGACCCCGACTGCCTCGAGCTGCTGCTCGCCCACGACGGCGAGCTGGACTTCTGGGGACCGGCCGTGGTCGACGAGGAGCGCAGCGACCGGCTGGTCTTCCCGATCCGCTTGCCCGGCACCTCCACGGTCGTGCACGACATGGCGGCCGTGCGGGCCGCCGCCACCGACGGCCTGATCCGCGACGTCGTGATCCCGTTCAACGGGGTGCTGGTCACCGTGAGCTGGTGCAGCGGATCGGCTCGGTGCGTGCCGAGCTCTTCATCTGGGGCGACGACCACGAGTACCGGCTGCGGGCCGAACGGGCCGGCGCCCGGATCGCCACCGTCGTCGACGCCGTCGTGCGCCACCCCTCGGTCGGCGCGCTGGGCACGCCGATGCTGGGCGGGCGGATGA
- the glf gene encoding UDP-galactopyranose mutase encodes MSESVPSTAPSDQPDLVVVGSGFFGLTVAERAANDLDLKVLVLERRPHIGGNAYSEFDEETGIEVHKYGTHLFHTSNKRVWEYVNRFTDFTNYQHRVFAKYQGQVYSFPMNLGLINQFFGKSHTPDEARALIAEQASEIATEDATNLEEKAISLIGRPLYEAFVKGYTAKQWQTDPKELSADIITRLPVRYTFDNRYFNDTYEGLPVDGYTAWLQRMADHPNITVQLDTDFFDVAEQYKGKVPIVYTGPVDEYFDNSEGRLSWRTIDLEQETLDVDDFQGTGVVNANDPELPFTRVLEFKHLHPERKHLAGKTIVVHEYSRFAEEGDEPYYPINTAEDRAKLLKYRELAKAEPMVLFGGRLGTYKYLDMHMAIGAALSMYDNKIRPHFADGVAFKSGGVDE; translated from the coding sequence TTGTCCGAGTCCGTCCCGTCGACCGCGCCCAGCGACCAGCCCGACCTGGTCGTCGTCGGCTCCGGCTTCTTCGGCCTCACCGTCGCTGAGCGTGCCGCCAACGACCTCGACCTGAAGGTGCTCGTCCTCGAGCGTCGCCCGCACATCGGCGGCAACGCCTACTCCGAGTTCGACGAGGAGACGGGCATCGAGGTGCACAAGTACGGCACGCACCTCTTCCACACCTCCAACAAGCGGGTCTGGGAGTACGTCAACCGGTTCACCGACTTCACGAACTACCAGCACCGGGTCTTCGCGAAGTACCAGGGGCAGGTCTACTCCTTCCCGATGAACCTGGGCCTGATCAACCAGTTCTTCGGCAAGTCCCACACCCCCGACGAGGCCCGCGCGCTGATCGCCGAGCAGGCCAGCGAGATCGCCACCGAGGACGCCACCAACCTCGAGGAGAAGGCGATCTCCCTGATCGGGCGCCCGCTCTACGAGGCGTTCGTCAAGGGCTACACCGCCAAGCAGTGGCAGACCGACCCCAAGGAGCTGAGCGCGGACATCATCACGCGCCTCCCGGTCCGCTACACCTTCGACAACCGCTACTTCAACGACACCTACGAGGGCCTGCCGGTCGACGGCTACACCGCCTGGCTCCAGCGGATGGCCGACCACCCGAACATCACCGTGCAGCTCGACACCGACTTCTTCGACGTCGCCGAGCAGTACAAGGGCAAGGTGCCGATCGTCTACACCGGCCCCGTCGACGAGTACTTCGACAACTCCGAGGGCCGCCTCTCCTGGCGCACCATCGACCTGGAGCAGGAGACGCTCGACGTCGACGACTTCCAGGGCACCGGCGTGGTCAACGCCAACGACCCCGAGCTGCCCTTCACCCGGGTGCTCGAGTTCAAGCACCTGCACCCCGAGCGCAAGCACCTCGCCGGCAAGACCATCGTGGTGCACGAGTACAGCCGCTTCGCCGAGGAGGGCGACGAGCCGTACTACCCGATCAACACCGCCGAGGACCGCGCCAAGCTGCTGAAGTACCGCGAGCTGGCCAAGGCCGAGCCCATGGTCCTCTTCGGTGGCCGCCTCGGCACCTACAAGTACCTCGACATGCACATGGCGATCGGCGCGGCCCTCTCCATGTACGACAACAAGATCCGCCCGCACTTCGCCGACGGCGTTGCGTTCAAGAGCGGAGGAGTGGACGAATGA
- a CDS encoding LCP family protein, with protein sequence MLIGLPRNMSHFPFKEGSVMDKQFPDGFDCDGCMLNGVSTWAMDNTHLFKRKKQAGMVATISAVEGITGLEISYWAMVNMKGFRNVVDAFGGVELNVRDRIPVGLPHEASFHYIEPGVRTLDGDDTLWFARARHGSDDYSRMARQKCVMSALLSQVNPAKAVLNLREIMEAGSSMLSTSIPGSEFDTFISLALKAKDQKMASVSLVPPLLSTADPDIDVAHGAVEKAIERSENPPKKKAGGAKKPKPATDAVTGGSKGTLSSGYVANDTDDVAAAC encoded by the coding sequence GTGCTGATCGGCCTGCCGCGCAACATGAGCCACTTCCCCTTCAAGGAGGGGTCGGTGATGGACAAGCAGTTCCCCGACGGCTTCGACTGCGACGGGTGCATGCTCAACGGCGTCAGCACCTGGGCGATGGACAACACCCACCTCTTCAAGCGCAAGAAGCAGGCCGGCATGGTCGCCACCATCTCCGCGGTCGAGGGCATCACCGGCCTGGAGATCAGCTACTGGGCGATGGTCAACATGAAGGGCTTCCGCAACGTCGTCGACGCCTTCGGTGGCGTCGAGCTCAACGTCCGCGACCGGATCCCGGTGGGCCTGCCCCACGAGGCGTCCTTCCACTACATCGAGCCCGGCGTCCGTACGCTCGACGGCGACGACACGCTCTGGTTCGCGCGGGCCCGCCACGGCTCCGACGACTACTCGCGGATGGCGCGCCAGAAGTGCGTCATGAGCGCGCTGCTCAGCCAGGTCAACCCGGCCAAGGCCGTGCTCAACCTGCGCGAGATCATGGAGGCGGGCTCGTCGATGCTCAGCACCTCGATCCCGGGCAGCGAGTTCGACACCTTCATCTCCCTGGCGCTCAAGGCGAAGGACCAGAAGATGGCCAGCGTCTCGCTGGTACCGCCGCTGCTGAGCACGGCCGACCCCGACATCGACGTCGCCCACGGGGCAGTCGAGAAGGCGATCGAGCGCTCCGAGAACCCGCCCAAGAAGAAGGCGGGCGGCGCGAAGAAGCCGAAGCCGGCCACCGACGCGGTGACCGGCGGCTCGAAGGGCACGCTCAGCTCGGGCTACGTGGCGAACGACACGGACGACGTCGCAGCCGCCTGCTGA
- a CDS encoding hemolysin family protein produces MTVLSLLLGILVIVAITALTAYFVAQEFAYMAVDRSRLGAAAAAGDGSAKRALAVTQRTSFMLSGAQLGITVTGLLVGYVAEPLVGQALGEMLGGVGVPTAVGVGVGTVLALALSTGVQMVFGELFPKNLAIARPEPVARWLAVSTTLYLKLFGWLIWIFDQSSNLLLKALGIEPVHDVEHSATPRDLEAIVERSRDSGDLSPALSLLLDRILDFPDETVEHAMIPRVHVDHLDPEATLAEIRIEMSGGHSRYPVIDDEDQVMGRRPHRRDDGDRRAAHRSRPRTPAAADADPDDAARGSAGVRAHEAADGLRARRVRRLRRCHHHRGPRRGARR; encoded by the coding sequence ATGACTGTCCTCTCCCTCCTCCTCGGAATCCTGGTGATCGTCGCGATCACCGCCCTCACTGCGTACTTCGTCGCGCAGGAGTTCGCCTACATGGCGGTCGACCGCTCCCGGCTCGGCGCTGCCGCCGCGGCCGGTGACGGCTCCGCCAAGCGTGCGCTCGCGGTCACCCAGCGCACCTCCTTCATGCTCTCGGGTGCCCAGCTCGGCATCACGGTCACCGGCCTCCTCGTCGGTTACGTCGCCGAGCCGCTGGTCGGCCAGGCGCTCGGCGAGATGCTCGGTGGGGTCGGCGTGCCGACCGCCGTCGGCGTCGGCGTCGGCACCGTGCTCGCCCTGGCGCTCTCCACCGGCGTGCAGATGGTCTTCGGTGAGCTCTTCCCGAAGAACCTCGCCATCGCGCGGCCCGAGCCCGTGGCTCGCTGGCTCGCCGTGTCGACCACGCTCTACCTCAAGCTCTTCGGCTGGCTGATCTGGATCTTCGACCAGTCGTCCAACCTGCTGCTCAAGGCGCTCGGCATCGAGCCGGTGCACGACGTCGAGCACTCCGCGACCCCGCGCGACCTGGAGGCCATCGTCGAGCGCTCACGCGACTCCGGCGACCTCAGCCCCGCGCTGTCGCTGCTCCTCGACCGGATCCTCGACTTCCCCGACGAGACCGTCGAGCACGCGATGATCCCGCGCGTCCACGTCGACCACCTCGACCCCGAGGCCACCCTGGCCGAGATCCGGATCGAGATGAGCGGTGGCCACTCGCGCTACCCCGTCATCGACGACGAGGACCAGGTCATGGGTCGTCGACCTCATCGACGTGATGACGGCGACCGACGAGCGGCTCACCGCAGCCGACCTCGTACGCCCGCCGCTGCTGATGCCGACCCTGATGATGCTGCCCGAGGCAGTGCAGGAGTTCGCGCTCACGAAGCAGCAGATGGCCTGCGTGCTCGACGAGTACGGCGGCTTCGCCGGTGTCATCACCATCGAGGACCTCGCCGAGGAGCTCGTCGGTGA
- a CDS encoding hemolysin family protein, protein MENAWVVTAVTVLIIGLSAFFVAVEFALISARRNRLEEKAATSRSARAALRSSGELTLLLAGSQLGITVCTLALGAITKPAVHHWLTPLFESWGIAMWVADAAGFVLALVIVTFLHLVVGEMAPKSWAIAHPETSATVLAIPMRGFMWLTRPLLRAMNGMANWMLHKVGVEATDEIEAGQNPDALRVLVEHSAEVGSLDETYSAQLTGALELDRLTLGDLVRRGRMTAVPVGATVADAQRQSLATGHLRILVGEPSSIAGMVHVRDTLTALPTDEVGEWLRPVETLPTSMKVYDALAHMRRTSSHLVLVADGETHVGVVTLSDLLKGLFPLAEESQQPV, encoded by the coding sequence ATGGAGAACGCCTGGGTGGTGACCGCAGTCACCGTGCTGATCATCGGGTTGTCCGCCTTCTTCGTGGCGGTCGAGTTCGCCCTCATCTCCGCGCGCCGCAACCGGCTCGAGGAGAAGGCGGCCACCAGCCGCTCCGCCCGCGCTGCCCTGCGCAGCTCCGGTGAGCTGACGCTGCTGCTCGCCGGCTCGCAGCTCGGCATCACCGTCTGCACGCTGGCGCTCGGTGCGATCACCAAGCCGGCCGTGCACCACTGGCTGACGCCGCTCTTCGAGTCGTGGGGCATCGCGATGTGGGTCGCGGACGCCGCAGGCTTCGTGCTGGCGCTGGTCATCGTCACCTTCCTCCACCTCGTGGTCGGCGAGATGGCTCCCAAGTCGTGGGCCATCGCCCACCCCGAGACGTCGGCCACCGTGCTGGCGATCCCGATGCGGGGCTTCATGTGGCTCACCCGGCCCCTGCTGCGCGCCATGAACGGGATGGCCAACTGGATGCTGCACAAGGTCGGCGTCGAGGCGACCGACGAGATCGAGGCCGGGCAGAACCCCGACGCACTGCGGGTGCTCGTCGAGCACTCCGCCGAGGTGGGCTCGCTCGACGAGACCTACTCGGCGCAGCTCACCGGGGCGCTGGAGCTCGACCGGCTCACGCTGGGTGACCTCGTACGCCGTGGGCGGATGACCGCCGTGCCCGTCGGCGCCACGGTCGCCGACGCGCAGCGTCAGTCGTTGGCCACCGGCCACCTGCGCATCCTGGTGGGGGAGCCCTCCTCGATCGCGGGCATGGTGCACGTGCGTGACACGCTCACCGCGCTGCCGACCGACGAGGTCGGCGAGTGGCTGCGCCCGGTGGAGACGCTGCCGACCTCGATGAAGGTCTACGACGCGCTCGCCCACATGCGCCGCACCAGCTCGCACCTGGTGCTCGTCGCCGACGGCGAGACCCACGTGGGTGTCGTCACGCTCTCCGACCTGCTCAAGGGGCTCTTCCCCCTGGCGGAGGAGTCCCAGCAGCCGGTGTGA
- a CDS encoding transporter associated domain-containing protein produces the protein MLDEYGGFAGVITIEDLAEELVGEITDEHDSDAAELQAVAAADGTWIVSGSTPVDEVERAMDRDLPEGDYETLAGLFIATHGRLPEVGTTVALDLGEDLGRLPGEDPSVRQVEMEVVELDGHVPGRIRLTLLDEDGHPYERSAARVEELEHAMTLPSDDQPDPEADAAPVAATEKEGEA, from the coding sequence GTGCTCGACGAGTACGGCGGCTTCGCCGGTGTCATCACCATCGAGGACCTCGCCGAGGAGCTCGTCGGTGAGATCACCGACGAGCACGACTCCGACGCCGCCGAGCTGCAGGCCGTGGCCGCCGCCGACGGCACCTGGATCGTCTCCGGCTCCACCCCGGTCGACGAGGTCGAGCGCGCCATGGACCGAGACCTCCCCGAGGGCGACTACGAGACCCTCGCCGGCCTCTTCATCGCCACCCACGGCCGCCTGCCCGAGGTCGGCACCACGGTCGCCCTCGACCTGGGCGAGGACCTCGGACGCCTCCCCGGCGAGGACCCGAGCGTGCGCCAGGTCGAGATGGAGGTCGTCGAGCTCGACGGCCACGTCCCCGGACGCATCCGCCTCACCCTGCTCGACGAGGACGGCCACCCCTACGAGCGCTCGGCCGCACGCGTCGAGGAGCTCGAGCACGCCATGACCCTGCCGAGCGACGACCAGCCCGACCCGGAGGCCGATGCGGCCCCGGTCGCGGCGACCGAGAAGGAAGGCGAGGCCTGA